From Quercus robur chromosome 8, dhQueRobu3.1, whole genome shotgun sequence:
ccaaatgaatttatttaatctaGTTGGGCATTAAAGTGATTGGATGGATTTATATGTGAATTTGCGAGATAACATCGCTAGGATGCACCAAGCAAAGGCCCCACTCCATGGACCATGAGTTTAATGGGCTAACCCTGCCCTACATGGATGGGCAgcaatcacaattcacaaacaatTGGTTATTAAAGTTAACTATAGATTGTAAACACTAGAttatttaaaacaatttttatcaaaatagaCAAGGGAATTTGGAGCAACGGTTTTGGGTTGAAAATTTATAGAGTTGCCTGGCATATTTGGAATGCAAGATATTGTTTACAGCTCCTGAGGATTCTTGCTCCGAGGGAATGTAGTGCAGGAGATTTTCCAGAATTAATTTTTGGAGGACTTGAAGTGCCTTATGAATTGAGGTGGAGATGGATTTGGACCATTTGGTTCGGCTGGGTTTTTGGCTTGTGTCGACTCCAATATTCACCCTCACTGTCCTCCTCgaattaatattttcaatatctCAAACAAAGTAATATTTTCAAtatctcaaataaaatattcctATTGATAACTCATTTTCTGCTTTTATAGTCATTAGCATTCTCTGAGGGTTCGAGTCCCCTCTTTCTCACTTGCTGTaacaattaggaaaaaaaaaaaaaaaaacgtgggaAACCaatatcatttatttatatattactatcCTGCTAGGAATTAAAAGTCTTGCTAAATGAAAAATACATTATAGTTAAATAATCCTACCAAGAGAGACATAGTCAAAATGTTTGAAAACATTTTGATTTGCAATAGGAACAAAAATTACTAGaagtatatatatttagctCTGACCAATAGGAGCATTCTACGAAGGAGGACAAACTAACTATAAGTTTCGTTGTTTTTGGTGCCCATTTTCGAATAAAGTGGTGAGAATTTCTTTGAGATGCTTGTTGTAGACGCATGGTCGTTCAGCCTCAACAAGGTGACCTGCTTTCTCTATATATTGCAGTGTTGCTCTGTCTCCCAATTGCCTGTcatcacaatcacaatcacaatcaaGCCCTAATTAGTATCATCTTTAAAACAACCCAAATAAGGCCCATTTCCATTGTATagtatttgctttcttttttcttttttctctttttgctaaaatattgtattttctttcaaagttttttttgatatgtgatagaaattttactctagtcTAATGAAAatgtatataactatatatatgtgAAGTTCCCTTTTAGAGAATCCTGACCTTGTCCTCCCTACTCCATAAGCACTTATACCTATGAAATGATTATCACACTAAAGTTCTATAGtggttttcaagtttcaattattGTCATCATTGTATTTAAAATCTTTGATTAATGACTTGTTAAAGCTCAGCACAGGCGAAAAACATTAACTGAGCATAAAACGCCACCATTCTACTCAAGAGATCCCAAGTTAGAGAAGAGAGTAGACGACGCCGTTCAACTTAAGACACATGAATGATGAAACGATGTCGTTCAACTTAAACGAGTTGCTTCAGTTAAAACAGACATGGGAGAGGCACATACTTTtcagttttattttgttagattAGTTACTACTTCATTCCACATGTGCATACCTTATTGGTTAGTAACTTAGCTGATAGTGTGAAATTCTGTTGGCtcaatattttccttttcttctttgttgcTTTGTTCTACTTGTATATAGACAAAGCAACTTATGCATTGTACATATGTACTTTTACATTGTTTGTGTTTAGTTCgatagaaaatacttttaagTGTTTGATTATATTCTTGAAAGTACtctagaaaaatatttttcaaatgtttagttgcatttttgaaaatgttaagGAAAACATAGTTTTTACTACTTTCCCACATTTCTTCATCTTTCAAGCACCACAGTTGAAAGTTGGCCATTGAAGACCAAGGATGTTAATGGGGGGAGGTGGTTGGGTAACAAATAGTGAAGGGTGCGGGATAGGGGTTCGGTTGATGAGTATTGAGTAAGGTGAAAAATGGTTTGTGGAAAATGAAAGTATAAACCCATTTACGCCATAAATGCTCTTATTGTATGATCAActaaaatacaattttcaattgactaatattttcagttttctgcACCCAAACACCTGTTAATGTGAAAAATGTTTATCGAAAATCAATTTCAGCTCGATTTATCATTGTTAATAAGAGAAATCCATTCTATTTAGATAGAGTCTTCTTGAGTGAGAGAGATGTTTGTTATGACTCGTTGGCATGGTATTAAGGAAACATACCTCATCAAATTGTTAACAACTTCCATGTTGAAAATGATGTCGTTCTCTCCCCACAGAAGCTGTACCCTCTACAAGAACAATATGCGATCAATAGTTAAAAACAAATATCTTAAgaccatatatatatttcctctGTCCTCATTTCTCAAAgctcaaattaaaaaaactacacAAATTATGATCGAGGAAACGTCAAAAAGATTTTGGGGCGTTACTCGAACGACTAGTGTGGGAGCTGACAAAATAGTCAAGGATTGAATCACGTGTCATATATGGACAATATTGCAAAAGATCAATCACATCTTGATGGTTGCAACTATTTTAAACACGTAATTTTTTGTagtacttccttttttttttgggaactgTTGTACTTCCTATTATGTGTAAGAGTAAGGTAAAAAAACAAGATATATCATACAATAAAAATTACACAtctaatattttgattttgtcaaaTAGATGTCATGATCCtcttactttatatatatatatatatatatatatatatataaacacacacctagttgaaatattttctctattttacatTGAATTTTAATCAATGACAGTATGTACTAATTAGAGTCTTTTGGctaaatattacaaaaaacGGAACTTATTGTTGTTATAGGTactgttcaaagttatttaACAAAATGAGGAGAAAGACTGAATTTCAGCAACACTGTTGTCGAAATTGTAagaaaaagtatgagagagaagaaagttgAGTGATGTGACTAGGAGagggaaaaaatgaattttggtaATGGTATTACCGAAATTCATTCCACTGCCCAAGCATTGCCTGTGAAGTGCTCTAGTGGGAGTGCTTGACTGAGATTTaccaattgtggcaaccaagttgccaAAATTGTAGGGaattgaggagagagaaaatatgaattgtAGCAACTAAGTTGTCGAAAatgggacaaaaaaaaaaaaaaaaaagaattctggTTGCCGATCTggggaggaattaaaaaaaaagtgttacatccacaatatttttacaatattttcataacaaatcataggtgattagttgttactagttcaaatttaaatttaacactgatatttttttttaatccaacaataataaccagtaacaacctaccatttaggatttattataaaaatattgtaaaaatgatgtgcacatatcatttttcaaaaaaaaaataatggtcattgatttgtggcaatggcattactGAAATAGGATGgggaaaaaattttgttgcaattggcctgtgagggaaaaaaattgtttgatttttggcAATAAAATTGCCGAAATAAGAGTGAGATCATACGTCATTAAACATTTAAAACATTCCCTACCATAGACACGTACGGTTCAAAATGGATAtcttttcttcttgaatttGCAATTATTCATGTCAGGGGAGGGGTCCAATTGGGTCCTACTGAGTTCAAAAGTTTGACAATGTACAATGCTTGTAACAATTTTTTCGCCAGAGTCATTgtcaaaaatcaaacttttctttttcaatattttggtaatgttattgtcacaaattaattacaataattttttttccttctattttgtttttgccATTGTCACAAATCAATGACCACTTTTTTTTTCGAAAAATGATATATGCACATTATTTTTACGACAAATCCTAAATGATGGGttattattagttgttattgttggattaaaaaagtaatctcagtattaaatttaaatttgaactaataacaactaatcacctatgatttgttgtgaaaatgttataaaaatattgtgaacataaaattttttttatttttaatttcttcctAGATTTTGGCAaccataattctttttttttttctcctctcatTTTcagcaacttggttgccacaattggtAAATCTCATTCAGGCACTCCCACTAGAGCACTTCACGGGCAGTGCTTGGGCAATGGAATGAATTTCGATAATACCAATactgaaattcatttttttcccccctaatCACATCACTCAACTTTTTTCACTCTCATACTTTTTCTTACAATTTCGGCAGCGATGTTGCCAAAATTTAgtctttctcttcattttacTAAATAACTTTAAATAGTATCTATAACAACAATAAACTTCTTATTTTGCAATATTTAACCAAAAGACCCTACAAATTAGGTTCGGCGTTAGTACGTACAAATTATATAACTAGCTTcgcattatttattttttttttttgggatgggAAACTAGCTTTGCATTTAATACTTGAGTCCCAATTGCATTAATTGCGTACTTTGAGTCCTcagtaaaaaatattattatattcatTGGCATTATATAAAACTGTAGACATGAGTTGTTGTGAGCTTAATTGCAgcagaaaatattaattttagcCAGTCCACACTTCTGCATTCGTGCCGTACGTAGCTTGAATATGTAAAGGTAAatgcaaccaaaaaaatcaaaaaaaatcaaaacattacCATATTTTCATGTTTTACTGTTCtgtcaaaaaaagagaaacatgtttttattgaaaaaataatctaaatttatattaaagttTACTTGAATTGGTGTGAGTAAGTTTTGGAGTTGAACAGGTAAATTACTCCTTATGCTATTATATATGGACCGACGTGAGttttcttataatttaaattaaagtgATGGATTCCTATGTAGGTTGATATATGctaatttgaaaataatgtgaaattattgtggctttttttttttttttttttttttttttatcatgttCATAGTTGAAATACAACGAGTGTAGTGTTACTTTTTGTAAGAAATAATTAAGGAAAATTCAAACATGATGAAACTGATCACAGGTAGTGATGAGTACTGAGCAgtcaattaaaatttgtattaatcAAGAATTGGTTtgggggaaaagaaaagaaaaaggaaaatgtcaTAGCTAGGTAACGaaatgactttaaaaaaaaaaaaaattatgaatggtAATGAAATGACTTAAAAGCATTCTAGGGAAACAAATGCATGCATCAAACactcttatattaattttgCTAATAAATTCCTATAAGATAAGAGTAggtttaatataatttaaccGTGTATTTTGCTAAAGACATCGGGGAGAAGTGAAAACGaaggaaaagtttttttttttttttttttgagaaggaaaagtGGAAAAACATATGTTACTACAATTTTCCTAGAGAATAATGTGGAATGACATAGAACTTTATTGTTACTACAAATATgactgtggggcccaacaatttCTGGGCCAGCTCCGAGTAAAAATAATCTTTTGGGCCAGCTCTATTTGTTCGTTGGGacccaaaggcccaagccgaggaaggttatggcCCAGACACTGTAATGCAAGTACAAAATAAGCATtgggatacagccgaggacggttcAATCCTCGGCCAGTCCAAAGTCTCCTCGGAAGAAAGGGCAAAAGTGGTATAGAAacaacttgggaaaaaatctaaaatatctgtgcCAATAGAAAAGGATATGCTGGAAAGTGTAAACGACtggggaaagctgcccttactgccatttaatactctgcacctgacaaagacatactctccagcttttacaaccacccccaaccactctgagtaggggctgatgggacaagtatcagtcttggaatgttGATCCTACATGTGGACGAAGGGTAAAAAATACCGGTTAGTATAAAAGGTAAAGTAAGCAATTCAtagaaggggctgggaaaaatggccaaaaaccagaacctcccagcccgcctcctggAGAAAGACTCTTAGGGCGAAAATGACctaaccatgtatgaacaccacgaaagaCTCACCGCCTGGTGAcgaaggcctagcctttcaaacccacgctctacaaatgatattgtttgggcctttttacgtacgaacccaacactgttgtggttTGATACGAATcgcgtccttacaattggcgccgtctgtgggaaaggcttgtgtgttggcataggcgGTAGGTCGAGAGAGTTCCTTTGTTATTTCTAACAACTGGTTATAGAGTTTTAGTGTAAAGTTCCGCTAGGGGCTATGCTTCttgactaggggctacgcttggTAGCGTTAATCGCATGGatagttctaggggcttggccgaggagctaactCTCCTAAAGCCAAGGTCCCATGCAAaaagaaaactgagttttggatagaaccaaggtattgtatggtcctcagactcaaacctatggggaaaccaactacttggatgagaagactgggttttggacataaccaaggtattgtatggtcttcggactcaaacctatggggaaaccaactacttggatgagaagactgggttttggacagaaccaaggtattgtatggtcctcggactcaaacctatggggaaaccaactacttggtaAAAATTCTAAGTTACTCAATCCTCGgttcaaatactgtaaaaggttaaagcCAATAAAAGTGTTAAGAAGATGGTGAAACGCCCCACTATTCAGCAACCTAGGGGGGCTGTTCATTTTACGggtgatatgtcttcggatggttacttcctacaccgcatcGAGCATTCAGTTATCATCTCGGCTAGTTTTGGGGTAAGTATCGTTTTCACaggtcggcattgttgtgccaaacgactctattaaagttatggtgataTCTCTTTCTTAGCAAGTATTTTGACCCTAGATGTCATTGATtcaatgctatattattgtgccaaACAGCACTCGCAAGTTCATAATAGCGCCTTTCTCTTTGATAAGGGATTATGGCCCCAAGTATTGTACTCTAAGGTCAGCGGTATTGTGCCGGGCCGACTCAGTAAGCTCATCATAATGtcctttctttttctgcttAATAGGAGTTTCAGCCTTAAGTATCACTTGTTCGATTTAGTATTATTAAGCCGGATTGTTTTTATAAACACAGAGCAAGATCTTTCTATTAATTGGAACTTTGGTCCTAGACGTCGgtcaaagtttaaaaataaaaagaattcacaaGATTGTATGTCTACTCACTGCGTTATCATTTCAGAAATATGGAGATAGAACATGTGAAGTAAagtaataacaatttttattaaatataaagaTTTATTACAAtgtacaaagaggggcttaaacaagcctatacaaaaggtggattaccaaaacaataaaaaaaaaaaaaaaaaaaaaaaaaaaaaaacagcaatacagataagtaaacagtcagatGTCTTTTTAAACTCGTCTCCGAAGTCCTTCCAAACTCTGCCCCGGTAGctcccatattgagaggaggaccttcttcagaagaagatggaggagatgaatgaaaagaaggaggagaagaagagggaggagatggaaagaaagaaaaaggagcaaaagagggagaaggaaaaccACCAGGAtagatctggtggtggaaagaagaagaaagagaggcaaaaggagacaccagtgaacgaagagaggaagaagctggggcacttagtccctgcctcagtcctgactcctaacacgctggtgtcATATTAGCTATGCTCATCAGAGAGCGGCTGGTATTGATAATgggtgtcctcggctcagtcacgccgaaagttTGACGTGatgagcccctgcttcggattttggctgaaaggaaggtGAGACAGATCTTGAGTCTTCGCCATCCCTGCCCTGACTGAGCTATTTCGAGTTTTATTAGAACATGGTGTTTTCGGGAAGGGTAGGGTTCCTTCATTACTTATTATTATGGTGAACGTATCACGATTTAATGTATAACTAGCGGGTAAAGTAAACTCTAGGGGAGGATAAGTGTTTCAGATCTCAGAAGGATGAAAAGGGTCTCTTTACAAGAACAATAACCTCCCACCTTCCTTCTTATATGGAGGGTGGAGCGGAAGGTATTTAATATGTTCAGATCTCCAAAGGAATCTGCAAACAAAATATGCCGTTCCACTTCCCCACCTCATCAAACAAACCATCGAATTTAAGTAGTCTCGTAAATAGAAGTTATTAAAGGCGCGTTTCGGATAATCAAACGGTGAGAACGCGTCAGGAATAAATTCGAAAGAATgtctcgtagaccggtacacCCCCTGGGTAGATGGAAAACCGCCAACATTAATGaaaggctgaattaaatgagccatgaTGAAGGCTCGGTactaccaaaaccctcctctccaaccaagaggttggacagcagggttttgaggggctattgtggggcccaacaatttCTGGGCCAGCTCCGAGTAAAAACAATCTTTTGGGCCAGCTCTATTTGTTCGTTGgggcccaaaggcccaagccgaggaaggttatggcCCAGACACTGTAATGCAAGTACAAAATAAGCATtgggatacagccgaggacggttcAATCCTCGGCCGGTCCAAAGTCTCCTCGGAAGAAAGGGCAAAAGTGGTATAGAAacaacttgggaaaaaatctaaaatatctgtgtCAATAGAAAAGGGTATGCTGGAAAGTGTAAACGACtggggaaagctgcccttactgccatttaatactctgcacctgacaaagacatactctccagcttttacaaccacccccaaccactctgagtAGAGGCtaatgggacaaatatcagttttggaatgttgatcctacacgtggacgaagggtAAAAAATACCGGCTGTATAAAAGGTAAAGTAAGCAATTCAtagaaggggctgggaaaaatgaccaaaaaccagaacctcccagcccgcctcctggagaaagactcctagggtgAAAATGACctaaccatgtatgaacaccacgaaagaCTCACCGCCTGGTGACCAAGGTCTAACCTTTCAAattcacgctctacaaatgatattgtttgggcctttttacgtacgAACCTAACACTATTGTGGTTCGATACGAATCGCGTCCTTACAATGACAAAAGAATTCCATTTCCTAATTGTCTAAAACATCCTAATACCAATGTAGTaggattctttttttatttaagatttatCATCTTCATAGAATTATCATCGTAAATATAAACCATATATTTGACACGTCCCATTTTTagcataaattatatttatataattttaatttctcaaacACTCAAATTCAAACCTGAGGATGATGAGGAATGGTAAAGTCCTTATCATCAATGACCAAAGCCTTGAGTAATTCTTCTCTTTGCTCTCTGTTGTCAAACATTATCTGCGTAGTCATTGAGATCGATCCATGAGCAACAAATTAATCACAAACTAAAAGCATTTAATGTCTGAATAGTCGTATCTTTTACATGTTAATTAGAATATATAAGCATGTAAATCCTGaatttcttcattaaaaatatGAGGAGGTGTCaattaattgaattataaaactctTAACAATGAAATATTCTTTTAGTATGTCACTTAATTACATACAAGATAACTCTAAAAACTCCATAGGATTTTAATCCACAATATCAATTTGCTgcataaataaaagaagctaTGCATGCCCATATGGAAAAGACAGTAAATACCATAGCTAGGGTGACCATGAtgaagtatatatattttttttttttgataacaccATGATGAAGtatatatgatataatattatataccTCCAAATAATGTCTGTAAACGAAATTAGGGATCCAAGGCAGCTTGAAGGTGGCAATATCAAAAAGTATTTCGACACCCTGAACAGAATCTGGAAGCGTATAATCTGACCAGGACTTGAACCCAATCCTCTCAAGGGCTGCATCACTGATGGACTTGGTCAAGGCCATGGCAGAGCAAGTGAGCACCATAGACTCAACCAAGTCCGGGTACAACTCAGCCATCTTGAACCCAACCATCCCACCATAGCTCAACCCCACCAAGCTGCACCTCTCCACACCTAGTTTCTTGAGACCCTTTGCCACACACTCAGCTTGAAACTCCGGTGACCGCTCTGATCTGTCAGTGATTGAACCGCCAAAGAAGAGTAAATCAGGCACATAAACTTTGTACTTTCTTGCTAGAGCTAACACTTGGGACTGCCACGTTATAATACCATCAGCTGCAAACCCATGAATGAATACAacaactttattattattgctGTTTTTGGATTTGTTTGGAGTTTCATTAGGGACCCAGAAATTCATAACAGTTCCTGGCTCGATTTCCACTGTTTGGGGTCTCATCCCGACTAGCTTCATTAGCCAACGTAACAACGGCTTGTACACTGCAAAAATGttcaccatctctctctctctctctctcacacacacacacgctgACACGCACAAACGCACACAAAGGAATGAAGAAATCCCAGCATATATAGAGAAATGTGACTTGTGAGGGATGTAGAGGgcagtaattttctttttgacttttatacttttctttttccttttttttttttttttttaatcagagtTGTAAAgtgaattttgaaattgaatagGAATTAACTTTTCTTCTGATGCTTGGAAGTTGGAAATTGGAAATCAGAAGAAATATAGAAAGTTAGAAAACGTGTACATCTTGGATATGGGCCCATCTGAGCCGGGACGCTATTTATTGGCCTTGGGCCTTGCCCCTTAAATTTAAGTCACATATTACTAGTCTAGtctctgtttgtttgtttgtttgtttgtttgttttttttttttttttttttttttttttttttttgataagattaCTCGTCTAGCTTCATTAGAGCATTCTTATCAGCTCATGTAAAGTcctctaaaatagaaaaaggtgcaagttttacacattttaggccaaaaaacacccacattagtGGGTGTAAAGATGTGTAAAATATACACCCGAATGTGTATATAAACAGTAATCGTGCATATATACACGATTACTGTTCaatgtgtaaataattttttattctttttttctctctcttttatcaaACTGCAACAAACTAGCacaacaaggaagaagaatctCCAAGCGCCGGCACCAGCGCCATCGCCAGCGCCACCACCAAACTACAACGAacccaaccaccaaacccagCGCCACCACCAAACACCGCAACTTAGCACAGAAAAATATCCCAAAATCAATAGAAACtcaaaaatcaacccaacccaaaatcaacagaaacccaaaaatcaacccaacccaaaatcaacaaaaacccaaaaatcaacccaactcaaaatcaattaaaactcACAGAGAAACCCAACCTAAAAACAGTACACACCCACCGGAAAACGCAGCCCAACGGAGCCGGATCTGTTGCCCGATCTGCTGCCACTGCTGCCGTCGGGTCTTCCATTGCTGCCGCCGAATCTTCCATTGCTATCGTCGATTGGAGGTGGGAGGCGAAGGGTCAGTTGTGGAGGAGAGAGGGAGGGCGAAAGCGAAAGGGAGGCCAAATTGACTGGTGGCTGAGGCAGCGACGACGGCGAGCTGGGAGTGATCTGGATCGGCTGGGTCGGCGAGCTGGGAGTgggtgagggaaagagagaaaagggcAAGCTGGGAGTGAAAAGAGAGAAACGGGCGAGTTGGGAGTgagtgagggaaagagagaatggGTGAGGAAAGAGGGgtgaggaaagagagaaaaagggttttaataactaataataaaaaagtaataaataatattatttaattagaatagATTTGTAAAATAGATGAACTGATATGGGTGTTTTAGAAATgtgatagtgtaaaatagaaaaagtagcttTTTCCatgtaaaatagatgataaatttACATGAGCtggtgtggatgctcttagcCAACGTAACAGCAGCTTGTACACTGCAAAAATGttcaccatctctctctctcccacacGCACACAAAGGAATGAAGAAATCCCAGCATATAGAGAGATGTGACTTGTGAGAGACTATAGAGGgtagtaattttctttttgacttatagttttctttttcctctttttgtttttttggttgttgttgtttaatCAGGGTTTTAAAGTGAATTATGAAATTGAATAGAATTAGAATAGAAATTGACTTTTCTTCTGATGCTTGGAACTAGGAAGAAATATAATAAGCTGATATAGAAAGTTAGAAAACCTGTACATCTTGGATATGGGCCCATTTGAGCCGGGACGGAGCCATTTATTGGCCTTGGGCCATGCCCCTAAATTTAAGTCACAGATTACTCGTCTAgttagttgttgttgttgatgtttttttgttttgttttttttatttttttattattatttattttttttaacgtgTAATAAACGCAACTCTA
This genomic window contains:
- the LOC126694690 gene encoding uncharacterized protein LOC126694690 isoform X2 translates to MVNIFAVYKPLLRWLMKLVGMRPQTVEIEPGTVMNFWVPNETPNKSKNSNNNKVVVFIHGFAADGIITWQSQVLALARKYKVYVPDLLFFGGSITDRSERSPEFQAECVAKGLKKLGVERCSLVGLSYGGMVGFKMAELYPDLVESMVLTCSAMALTKSISDAALERIGFKSWSDYTLPDSVQGVEILFDIATFKLPWIPNFVYRHYLEIMFDNREQREELLKALVIDDKDFTIPHHPQRVQLLWGENDIIFNMEVVNNLMRQLGDRATLQYIEKAGHLVEAERPCVYNKHLKEILTTLFENGHQKQRNL
- the LOC126694690 gene encoding uncharacterized protein LOC126694690 isoform X4 → MVNIFAVYKPLLRWLMKLVGMRPQTVEIEPGTVMNFWVPNETPNKSKNSNNNKVVVFIHGFAADGIITWQSQVLALARKYKVYVPDLLFFGGSITDRSERSPEFQAECVAKGLKKLGVERCSLVGLSYGGMVGFKMAELYPDLVESMVLTCSAMALTKSISDAALERIGFKSWSDYTLPDSVQGVEILFDIATFKLPWIPNFVYRHYLEVMFDNTEQREELLKALVIDDKDFTIPHHPQRVHLLWGENDIIFNMEVVNNLMRQLGDTATLQYIEKAGHLVEVEQPCVYNKHLKEILTTLLEDGHQKQRNL